A DNA window from Acinetobacter sp. 10FS3-1 contains the following coding sequences:
- a CDS encoding poly alpha-glucosyltransferase, producing MAISKYSDLQEFKIKLTDWLFSLRENQQDFYSVFFSYGDKSIRCRVWNTADKNYDKVVKRTLNFIDKLYEKNNRLPEFLKFDFAKNIEERKWTDLVKEVSEQKHNNHYRKGIAFDENLSICFLEQEIYAKAIIRGVVYNEPNFFDEKNLNDAIRKKYTNVKANYSLNKIEKVWVFDTQAVFFENNQLIDLISTGPENGIRVLKGNKKEHIKELVLNNAKFLHNEILESGRLVYGYFPAYNREIKSYNTVRHCTAIYALLETLEVNYNEAYLPKIRTAMQYAIDHLYKEVDGKAFMIDGNEPDLEIKLGSNAAAIFMFAKYQEIIGDSKYQKYAEMLAEGIRFMIDGKGETTHVLSFPSLAVKEKFRIVYYDGEAALGLLRLYQVNQNPILLETVKLMFEHFITKKYDKYHDHWLSYCTNELTKICPEKKYFEFGLNNYLKHMDFIKNRKTAYATFLEMMMSAYKMVVRLKEQGFTDLVNMAKFDELKDLIELRVEFQRATGYFYPEIAMYMAKPEKILNAFYVRHDRFRTRIDDQEHNLSGYVAYLNYFI from the coding sequence ATGGCTATATCTAAATATAGTGATCTGCAGGAATTTAAAATAAAACTAACAGATTGGTTATTCTCATTAAGAGAGAATCAGCAAGATTTTTATAGTGTATTTTTTTCATATGGAGATAAAAGTATACGCTGTCGTGTTTGGAATACGGCGGATAAAAATTACGATAAAGTAGTTAAAAGAACTCTGAATTTTATCGATAAATTATATGAAAAGAATAACCGGCTTCCTGAATTTTTAAAGTTTGACTTTGCAAAAAATATTGAAGAAAGAAAATGGACAGATCTTGTTAAAGAAGTAAGTGAGCAAAAACATAATAATCATTATCGAAAAGGAATTGCTTTTGATGAAAATTTGAGTATTTGCTTTTTGGAGCAAGAGATTTATGCAAAAGCAATTATTCGAGGGGTTGTATATAATGAACCTAATTTTTTTGATGAAAAAAATTTAAATGATGCTATTAGAAAAAAATATACCAATGTTAAGGCAAATTATTCACTAAATAAAATTGAAAAAGTCTGGGTATTTGATACACAAGCTGTTTTTTTTGAAAATAACCAGTTGATTGATTTAATATCTACGGGTCCAGAAAATGGTATACGTGTATTAAAGGGTAATAAAAAAGAACATATAAAAGAACTTGTTTTAAATAATGCCAAGTTTTTACATAATGAAATTTTAGAGAGTGGGAGGCTGGTTTATGGCTATTTCCCTGCCTATAACCGGGAAATTAAAAGTTATAATACAGTCCGTCACTGTACTGCCATATATGCCTTACTTGAAACACTTGAAGTCAATTATAATGAAGCATATCTACCAAAAATTAGAACTGCTATGCAGTATGCCATTGATCATTTATATAAAGAGGTAGATGGAAAAGCCTTTATGATTGATGGTAATGAACCTGATCTAGAAATTAAATTAGGTTCAAATGCCGCTGCAATTTTTATGTTTGCTAAATATCAGGAAATTATTGGCGACTCCAAATACCAAAAGTATGCCGAAATGCTTGCTGAAGGCATTCGCTTTATGATTGATGGTAAAGGGGAGACGACTCATGTATTAAGTTTCCCATCACTTGCAGTCAAAGAAAAGTTCAGAATTGTTTATTATGATGGGGAAGCTGCTTTAGGTCTACTTAGACTCTATCAAGTTAATCAAAATCCAATTTTGCTTGAAACTGTTAAATTAATGTTTGAGCATTTTATTACTAAAAAATATGATAAGTATCATGATCATTGGTTAAGTTATTGTACCAATGAATTAACTAAGATTTGCCCAGAAAAAAAGTATTTTGAATTTGGTTTAAATAACTATTTAAAACACATGGATTTTATTAAAAATCGTAAAACAGCATATGCAACATTTTTAGAAATGATGATGTCTGCATATAAGATGGTGGTGCGATTAAAAGAGCAAGGATTTACCGATTTAGTTAATATGGCTAAATTCGATGAACTAAAAGACTTAATAGAATTACGAGTCGAATTTCAAAGAGCAACAGGGTACTTTTATCCTGAAATAGCAATGTATATGGCTAAGCCTGAAAAAATTCTTAATGCGTTTTATGTAAGGCATGATCGTTTTAGAACACGTATCGATGATCAGGAACATAATTTATCTGGGTATGTGGCTTATTTAAATTATTTTATTTAG